AAGGACTGGATTAGAATTGCCCTGATTGGTTTGGTAAGTGTTGCTGCTGCGCGCACGGTGAAAGCGTTTTCCCACAGTGAATCCGGTAATGAGGCATCATCATGGAAAGGAGAAACCAGGGGCCGTATTGTCTTGGTCGCTACCACTTCTTTTAGAGACTCTGGACTGGCAGATGTCTTGGTAAAGGAGATGGAAAAGATCAGCGGTTACAAGATCGATTTGGCTTCAAAGGGTTCTGGAACAGCGATCCAGATGCTTCTACGTGGAGATGCACAAATAGGCATAACACACGCGCCTGATTTAGAACAAGCTTTGGTTGATGCAGGTTGGACCCGTATGCCGTTCATGAAAAACTACTTCTGCTTGGTGGGTCCCAAGGACGACCCTGCCGGTGTGAAGGACAAGTCACTACTTGAAGCTTTCCAAATCATCCACGACAGACAACTGCCATTTGTTAACCGCAACGACAACAGCGGTACAGATATGAAGGAAAGAAGAATCTGGGGAAGCCTGGGTTTGGATCCTAACACCTTCGGCGATTGGTACGTAAAAACGCAAGCAGGAATGCTAACCTCCTTGCTTCTTGCGAACGAAAAGCATGCTTACATTCTCACAGACCAATCCACTTGGATGAATAACAAGGACAAGCTGACTAATCTAGATTTGATAACTGCTTTAGAAGAAGGAGAGAATATTTACAGCTTTTTCTTTAGAGAGCCGCAGTACAAAGTACTGGCAGATTACTTGAAGACACCTGAGGCACGAGGGTTCATCAAGCAATACTACTTTGACACTGTGGAATAGTAGGTCATTCGGCATTTTGGGAGGAGATGAGGTAATCTAATGTTGCAAATTACG
The genomic region above belongs to Coprothermobacter proteolyticus DSM 5265 and contains:
- a CDS encoding substrate-binding domain-containing protein; translation: MRKDWIRIALIGLVSVAAARTVKAFSHSESGNEASSWKGETRGRIVLVATTSFRDSGLADVLVKEMEKISGYKIDLASKGSGTAIQMLLRGDAQIGITHAPDLEQALVDAGWTRMPFMKNYFCLVGPKDDPAGVKDKSLLEAFQIIHDRQLPFVNRNDNSGTDMKERRIWGSLGLDPNTFGDWYVKTQAGMLTSLLLANEKHAYILTDQSTWMNNKDKLTNLDLITALEEGENIYSFFFREPQYKVLADYLKTPEARGFIKQYYFDTVE